A section of the Chiloscyllium plagiosum isolate BGI_BamShark_2017 chromosome 4, ASM401019v2, whole genome shotgun sequence genome encodes:
- the LOC122548887 gene encoding prostate stem cell antigen-like isoform X2: protein MTQLREHSSKLRIKMKTVLFILLMSYFFIPSVVPLQCYSCTNAQSNEICNQNSPVNCTGSQDRCMVSKVSATILGKEVTTLTKGCIENSKCTGTVSVVIVSAGTNCCDKDLCNVNGSVTFHENKLMLTACASLIWLILKLIN from the exons CACAATTGAGAGAGCATTCAAGCAAACTACGGATCAAGATGAAGACTGTTTTATTCATCCTGCTTATGAGTTACTTCTTTATTCCATCAg TTGTCCCCTTGCAATGCTACAGCTGCACTAATGCTCAAAGCAATGAAATCTGCAACCAGAACTCACCGGTAAATTGCACAGGTAGTCAGGACAGATGCATGGTATCCAAGGTCAGCGCAACTATAC TGGGAAAAGAAGTAACTACTTTGACAAAGGGCTGCATTGAAAATTCGAAGTGTACTGGAACCGTCAGTGTCGTAATCGTCAGTGCTGGGACTAACTGCTGTGATAAGGACCTATGCAATGTGAATGGTTCAGTTACTTTCCATGAAAACAAATTGATGCTTACAGCTTGTGCAAGTCTCATTTGGCTAATCCTCAAGCTGATAAACTAG